The DNA region ACCTATCACGACCAGAGCGACAACGCAATACTCCTGGGTGCCCGCGCCGCGTTGTGATGGGCCGATCCCGGACATCGGAAAATCAATACGTGAGTGCTGACGAAAGCCGGTTGCTGAGACGGGCACGCAGAAATGATTCGGAAGCGTGGTCGCACATATACGACTTGTATTACCCGCGCATCTATGCGTTTATGCTTGCGCGCATCCGCGACAGCATGTTGGCCGAAGATCTGGCCGCGGATGTGTTCGTAAACGCCTTGCGGGCCATCAACACCTATGAAGAGCGCGGCCTCGCGTTTATCGCCTGGCTGTACCGTATAGCGCACAACCGGTTGATTGACCATTACCGGCGCAGCGGCCGCACCGGAACCGACAGCCTTGACGAAATGGACGAAACCGGCGACCGACTTGACGATAAAGCGATCACCACCAGCGGTGGATTGGATCTGGAGCGAATCGACCTGCAGCAGGCGGTCGGGCGATTGACTGCCGAGCAACAACAGATTGTGCAGTTGCGGTTCGTTGAAGGTATGACCAGCGAGCAGGTCGCAACCGTCATGAGCAAGAGCGTGGCCGCGGTCAAGATCATGCAGCATCGGGCATTGAAAGCCCTGAAACAGTCATTGCATCATCCGAGTAATAC from Chloroflexota bacterium includes:
- a CDS encoding sigma-70 family RNA polymerase sigma factor, which translates into the protein MSADESRLLRRARRNDSEAWSHIYDLYYPRIYAFMLARIRDSMLAEDLAADVFVNALRAINTYEERGLAFIAWLYRIAHNRLIDHYRRSGRTGTDSLDEMDETGDRLDDKAITTSGGLDLERIDLQQAVGRLTAEQQQIVQLRFVEGMTSEQVATVMSKSVAAVKIMQHRALKALKQSLHHPSNT